One part of the Arthrobacter sp. EM1 genome encodes these proteins:
- a CDS encoding SHOCT domain-containing protein translates to MMGGGFGMGWWWIIGLLLAIGLIWVMIRGVRAAGENSGQNGRDPRDTDIGAAETPESASGILADRYSRGELSAQEYQERLRILREGP, encoded by the coding sequence ATGATGGGTGGCGGGTTCGGCATGGGCTGGTGGTGGATCATAGGTCTGCTGCTGGCCATCGGCCTCATCTGGGTCATGATCCGCGGCGTCCGCGCCGCCGGCGAGAATAGCGGGCAGAACGGTCGCGATCCTCGAGACACGGACATTGGGGCCGCCGAGACCCCCGAGAGTGCCAGCGGGATCCTCGCAGATCGATACTCACGCGGTGAACTGAGCGCACAGGAGTACCAGGAACGTCTCCGAATCCTCCGCGAGGGCCCGTAG
- a CDS encoding APC family permease, giving the protein MADDSKKLSLAGSVSLGTGVMVGAGIFALVGQVAGLAGGLVPAAFLAGAVVVAFSSYSYVKYSGAHPSSGGIAMLLKSAYGPGVVAGSFSLFMYVSMVVAESLLARTFGTYMLRPFGLQGSPLLVPALGVAAIALAAVVNIFGNTLVERSATVTAAAKIIGIAALAIAGLLASGWSSLGTALTGGSGEPPEQGIIGFLAGTTLCILAYKGFTTITNQGGDIKEPKKNIGRSIIISLALCTVIYLLLTVSVTASLSVPQIIEARDYALARAAEPLFGAWGVGLTIALAVVATLSGLLASIYSVSRLYAMLQDMKQAPGLPEKIKHQPLLITAGLAILATVFFDLTQIASLGALLYISMDIAVHLGVIRHLHQDIGARRWVPAVAIFLDVIVVTAFIIVKAGQDLLTLAVAAALSLTIFVAQWWAVRRRDQSAEALKGQKSRG; this is encoded by the coding sequence ATGGCTGATGATTCCAAGAAGTTGTCCCTGGCCGGTTCCGTCTCTCTAGGGACCGGTGTCATGGTGGGGGCTGGCATTTTTGCTTTGGTGGGCCAGGTGGCCGGACTCGCTGGAGGGTTGGTGCCGGCGGCGTTTCTCGCAGGGGCGGTCGTTGTCGCCTTCAGTTCCTATTCATATGTGAAGTACTCCGGGGCCCACCCCTCTTCCGGCGGGATCGCCATGCTGCTTAAGAGTGCGTACGGTCCGGGTGTGGTTGCGGGGTCGTTCTCGCTGTTTATGTATGTCTCCATGGTGGTCGCGGAAAGTCTCCTGGCGCGGACTTTCGGTACCTACATGCTTCGTCCGTTCGGCCTGCAGGGATCTCCGCTGCTGGTACCGGCTTTGGGCGTCGCGGCGATCGCGCTGGCCGCCGTGGTGAATATCTTCGGTAATACTTTGGTGGAGCGTTCCGCGACCGTTACGGCCGCGGCCAAGATCATCGGTATCGCAGCGCTGGCCATCGCCGGCCTCCTGGCCTCGGGGTGGTCCTCGCTGGGAACTGCGCTCACCGGCGGCTCGGGCGAACCGCCGGAGCAGGGCATCATCGGGTTCCTGGCAGGGACGACGCTGTGCATCCTTGCCTATAAGGGCTTCACCACCATCACCAATCAGGGCGGTGATATCAAGGAACCGAAGAAGAACATCGGCCGCTCCATCATCATCTCGTTGGCGTTGTGCACGGTCATTTACCTGCTGCTCACGGTGTCCGTGACCGCAAGCCTGAGTGTCCCGCAGATCATTGAGGCCAGGGACTATGCTCTGGCACGGGCTGCCGAGCCGCTCTTCGGCGCATGGGGCGTGGGCCTGACGATCGCCCTCGCCGTTGTGGCGACGCTATCGGGCCTCCTGGCCAGCATCTACTCGGTGTCCAGGCTCTACGCGATGCTCCAGGACATGAAGCAGGCGCCCGGGCTCCCCGAAAAGATTAAGCACCAGCCGCTGCTGATCACCGCCGGTCTGGCGATCCTGGCCACCGTCTTCTTCGACCTGACCCAGATAGCGTCCCTCGGGGCCCTGCTCTATATCAGCATGGACATCGCCGTCCACCTTGGCGTCATCCGGCATCTGCATCAAGACATCGGGGCCAGGAGGTGGGTACCCGCCGTCGCGATATTCCTTGATGTCATAGTTGTGACTGCTTTTATTATCGTCAAAGCCGGACAGGATCTACTCACGCTGGCCGTGGCCGCGGCCTTGTCCCTGACCATCTTTGTTGCGCAGTGGTGGGCCGTCCGACGACGCGATCAGAGTGCCGAGGCCCTGAAGGGCCAAAAGTCCCGCGGGTGA